The genomic window ccaactgttatttatctcttatttaCTCCcaaactatcattgtcataatatttcttcacaatttttaaaatgaattacaaaaagagtgcgacagggaaatttACCGGGACCAAGAAGGAAAACCAAAacctttataactttttattagaaaagtataatgaaaaatgttatcgaaaaaacttttaacaatcaatcttggcaagaatGATTCAATATGACTGTCTCCAGCCACCATACGAGGTAGAAATTTGGGGCAGTTTGCCACGATATAATATGGTATAATATTGACTTGGAATATTAATTTGGCAGGATTTTATGGGTTCAATCATGAAAtagttgaaatgaaaaattgaaggaaTTAATTCTTTGAGATATAATGAAGGCTGTGGttatttaaggaaataattatgATGTATTCATTCTCAAGGTAGTAAGTTGAGTTACTTGCTATCCTTTTGATGGATGGGAGTATTTCTACAACATTCAGTTCctgattatattatatgtactactcataatattatgtaattcaaggatactttttttttaaatttccatcaatattttatattatatagctaCATCTAATTAATGTAGTAGGCATGTATTAGGAATTATAGtttatatgaaaagaaaagagagtCGATCTTATTCATTGATTGATTATAATATCTATCGAATTTGAAAACCCTCTATAGTCATGagtatactttaaaataatataatctcaGATCtgatattatgattaaaaataataaaacaaaaattaaagtggtcaccctgacaatttgaagaatgatttgaGAAGCGCAtcatagctgtcatgacgttttactaatcctcaattctactcctatTCCAACACAGACCTACACTTATATCCCTGCAACCaatcctcattgttacttttcgtcttttacCTACTTTATACTGATATGTTATatcttatgaagaaaaaaataatgataacagctttggaaaataaaagtaaattattcaGGGAGAAATTACAAAGAGcctcttccattatcatattattttcatctattgtCACAAGAAATGAATTGATCCATTAGTTCagaatatatgtgtatatatctattaatcttgattcaggattaacttttttaagagCATTGTAAGTTATCaatctatttttcataatttttcggaaagttttgatcaaatatattcCCACAACCtctttatgacgtcatttttccttccaaaatattattgaagttatttaatatttgctaTTAGTATTTACTTTTAGTTCATTCATTGTCGATGAGTTGTGGAATTAACTATCGGTAAAAAGACTGGATATGGTTGAAGAATCCTGTTCCTTTTGTGATAGACTCATTGCTCTATTAGAGGCATATCCTCAGGAGTCCTGTTCTTTGTTTCcccaattaaaaaagatattgaagGATCATGAACATAGTCTTTTGGAGAATGCACATCATCGAGTCGAGGACTTTCAGAGTATCTTTGATGTAAGAATCCCTtgtaatactaatttaaattaagtacttaaacccattttttcatttgtctTCTATTTAGATACATCTTGTTAGTACGGAACCTGCTCACGTGAATTGTAGTTTCTGCTCAGTCACAGATTTCGTTACTACTCACGAATATTTGGAGCATCTAAAGTAATTAATGATTCCTTGGATTATTGGATTATACATTACTTattctcaatttcttttttcttccagTCAGCATTACTTAGATGTATAcagactatttaaaaaatactatgtcAATAACCCTGAAGATCCAAATGAAAACTCCTCCCCTATTACTTGTCCCATTTGCCATTCCTCATTCGTACACAACGTCGAGAAAGGAGAATTGGTTGCCTCAAATATACGTTCCTGGGTCTCAGATCATTTCTATGACTGTGGAGAGCCCATACGCCGTGAGAGAATTGAATCCATATCTAAAATATCACAGGAGTCTGCTTTatcttccaaaataattaaatgcggTTGGTGTGAAGGATCATTCTTACATAGAACGGCACTCAAAACTCACATGGAAGTGTGTTCAAAACAATCTACGTCCTCCACAAATACAAAGGAGATTTTCAAAGGGGATTGCCTTGCTAAACTATTAATCATAGGCAAAGAATGTATAGAGTGTAATAGCTTTGAGACTGTTTTGAACCGAAAGGAGGATGTTAAAAGGAGAAGCCAATTtgtcaaacatatttttaatcagcATCCTGAGGAACTTGATAAAATGGATATGAGTTACGAAGAATTATGTTATTTGAGTGAACTCTTTGAAATTGAAGACGTTCACGTTCCAGAAGTAAATAAAGAAGTTGGTGATGACACAAAGTCAACTAAAAATCCTACACATATAAGTATAAGTGATCCTAAAGAAGATTCATCCAGTACGTGCTCAGATTCCACGTTCTACACATGTATTCTATGTCAAGATGAAGAGTCAATTTTTAGTAATACTTTAAACCTTAAAACTCACtatgcaaaaatacattttaaatccgAACTTATTCCAAGCGAAATGACAACATTTCCGTCAGACTGTCCGGAACCTTATTGTTCAGCTACTATTAAAGACGAGGCAGGAGCTGTGTTGCACTTTGGTATAAGTCATTCCTTGTTGAGCACAATCATGTTAAACAGCAATGATTCAAGAATTCAAAACGAGGCCttggtcctttttttaaagaggctTCAATCTAAATCCTCCATCAACTCTTCTACACAACGCTACGAATGCCCCATTTGTTCCCACACTTCAGGAACCATTTTTGGACGATTGCGGCATTTGTGCAtacattttaagtataaatattttagttttatcgTGTTAGTACAGATTTTATACTGCCTTAATTTTAGGATAGAATTAATGAAAATGGCTCCTTGTAATAAGAAATTTATGTGCAGTTTCGATAACAAGGGCACTCCCTGCAATTTTCTATCAAAGAGCCCTTTCGGTCATGTAGTGCATGTTGGGGTCACTCATAAGTTACTTGAGCCTATCTTGGATTCGAAAGGCTTCAGTTTTAAAGATCTCCGAAAGCGACATGACCAAATTTCTGAACAGTGTATCGTCTgcaaagaaatttttgcttcCAAGGAAAATCGACTTTTACACACTTGCAATTCTATCTTTGAAAAGGAAAGTCAAATCAGTGTTGGTTCacggaaaaaaatatccaagagTGAAGAGGGAACCTATAATCTCGATGAATTCTTGTCAGACATTTCAGAAGGCGAGGATGTGGCTCCTCACTTCCAATGTACGGAACCATCCTGTGAACTTTTCTTCCCAACACAAGATTCTTTGGCACAACATTTTGATAAAACCTCTCACCGAGTCAACTATTCAAATCCTGATTCTAAATAATGTAGATGAcattttacattctttttataaatatatatttaatacctaAAATTAAGTTACAATGGGGGAATGATTGTTACGTCTtggagagaagaaaaaaagaaattttaagtCATATGAGAGTATAGAAGGGTATAATAAGGAATAAgagtattaaatatgtatgtacatgacTATGGTTTGTtccaattatacatatattgtaattcAACTATTGATTAAGTATCAGGTGGCCAGGCTCAGAAACTTTTTCTCCATTTCTTTGTCAGCAAAAGGGCATTCCTTCATAACAGTTGCCTTTACCTCAGCTTTTAATTCTTCGGCATCGTCATACTTATCGAGTGAGCGGAGTAAGTGATCACtataatatgagaaaaataattgcaaaaaataacaactttagaGTCgccaaataagaaaattttaccAGGATTCGACGATAACGTTTAGTCGATATTTGCAGACATTCATCTCTTCAGAtacttcattcttttttttgttcattaattctatctctttttcaattttttctttttcaatcaaGCTTCTTGTCCTGGAATCCGCAGCATATCCTCGATTCTTTAAGGTGCgacgagtatttttaatttccatccTTCGCTTCTTCGAGAGATCCTTCAGAAGAATGTTGAGCTCTCTTGTACTTATGGAGACCAGTCTTTCATAGGTTAAATTTATGTccggaatgatttttttccgcAAATTGCTGCCGGAATCTTCATCTAATGATAATTGCGAGCCATCAAgttcatttgtattattaaatacatccTCCAAGACTTCGGAGCGCCTCTCCACTACGAAGTTATAACCTGAAAAAATGTAACAATTAGAAAACTCAAATATTGAACCTCATAAATCAACCGCTCACTTGTGGCACTGGAAGTATCTGAGACGCGATCCCCTTTGCTCCGATTGGTGGACTCCTTAACATCAATTGGAATGATTTTGACGTTTGGAGgaagtttaataaaattgctcatctctttttaaagaaaggaaataaataagtgaAATTCAATTTGAATGAGTTTGTTCTATGAGAGACTTTATTATATGTTAAtgttagttattaatatatttcgtGCCTCTAATTCCATTTCATAATCTTAATGATGAAACCCTTTCATTTTGATATCGTGCGAATTCACTCTATATAACAGaagatttaaaaactgaaaacaAAGTTACACTATTATTCTCAAAAAGATTAACAAAATGACAAAGGACCAATACACTTTCCTTAGGACAACCAC from Lepeophtheirus salmonis chromosome 1, UVic_Lsal_1.4, whole genome shotgun sequence includes these protein-coding regions:
- the LOC121131876 gene encoding uncharacterized protein, producing MVEESCSFCDRLIALLEAYPQESCSLFPQLKKILKDHEHSLLENAHHRVEDFQSIFDIHLVSTEPAHVNCSFCSVTDFVTTHEYLEHLNQHYLDVYRLFKKYYVNNPEDPNENSSPITCPICHSSFVHNVEKGELVASNIRSWVSDHFYDCGEPIRRERIESISKISQESALSSKIIKCGWCEGSFLHRTALKTHMEVCSKQSTSSTNTKEIFKGDCLAKLLIIGKECIECNSFETVLNRKEDVKRRSQFVKHIFNQHPEELDKMDMSYEELCYLSELFEIEDVHVPEVNKEVGDDTKSTKNPTHISISDPKEDSSSTCSDSTFYTCILCQDEESIFSNTLNLKTHYAKIHFKSELIPSEMTTFPSDCPEPYCSATIKDEAGAVLHFGISHSLLSTIMLNSNDSRIQNEALVLFLKRLQSKSSINSSTQRYECPICSHTSGTIFGRLRHLCIHFKIELMKMAPCNKKFMCSFDNKGTPCNFLSKSPFGHVVHVGVTHKLLEPILDSKGFSFKDLRKRHDQISEQCIVCKEIFASKENRLLHTCNSIFEKESQISVGSRKKISKSEEGTYNLDEFLSDISEGEDVAPHFQCTEPSCELFFPTQDSLAQHFDKTSHRVNYSNPDSK
- the LOC121131877 gene encoding uncharacterized protein, whose protein sequence is MSNFIKLPPNVKIIPIDVKESTNRSKGDRVSDTSSATSYNFVVERRSEVLEDVFNNTNELDGSQLSLDEDSGSNLRKKIIPDINLTYERLVSISTRELNILLKDLSKKRRMEIKNTRRTLKNRGYAADSRTRSLIEKEKIEKEIELMNKKKNEVSEEMNVCKYRLNVIVESCDHLLRSLDKYDDAEELKAEVKATVMKECPFADKEMEKKFLSLAT